Proteins encoded together in one Diceros bicornis minor isolate mBicDic1 chromosome 18, mDicBic1.mat.cur, whole genome shotgun sequence window:
- the VMO1 gene encoding vitelline membrane outer layer protein 1 homolog, with amino-acid sequence MEPVAGANLLLLLWATCCGCARTDGMRRYTSVIKVTNGGPWGDWAQSEMCPVGFFASGFSLKVEPPQDLFGDNTALNGIRLHCKRGNSKGNTQVVESESGRWGAWSKPLWCPGGGFLVAFSLRVEAPQDLGDDTAANNVRFRCSKGAVLAGRGLAWGDYGAWSNACPKGVCGLQTKIEPPRNILDDTALNDVRFFCCQS; translated from the exons ATGGAGCCGGTCGCAGGAGCcaacctgctgctgctgctgtgggcCACGTGCTGCGGATGTGCACGAACAGACGGGATGAGACGCTACACGTCGGTCATCAAGGTGACCAACGGAGGCCCTTGGGGTGACTGGGCCCAGTCAGAGATGTGTCCTGTCGGATTCTTCGCCAGCGGGTTCTCGCTCAAG GTGGAGCCCCCACAAGACTTGTTTGGCGACAACACGGCTCTGAACGGGATCCGGCTGCATTGCAAGCGAGGAAATTCCAAGGGCAACACGCAAGTGGTGGAGTCCGAGTCTGGAAG GTGGGGCGCGTGGAGTAAGCCGCTGTGGTGTCCCGGCGGCGGCTTCCTTGTGGCTTTTTCGCTTCGCGTGGAGGCACCCCAGGACCTTGGGGACGACACAGCTGCGAACAACGTGCGCTTCCGCTGCTCCAAAGGCGCGGTGCTGGCGGGGCGTGGCCTGGCCTGGGGAGACTATGGAGCCTGGAGCAACGCATGCCCTAAAGGCGTGTGCGGCTTGCAGACCAAGATCGAACCGCCTAGAAACATCCTCGATGACACCGCGCTTAACGACGTGCGCTTTTTCTGCTGCCAAAGTTGA
- the TM4SF5 gene encoding transmembrane 4 L6 family member 5 — translation MCTGKCARFVGLSLIPLSLVCIVANALLLVPNGETAWSDHLSLQVWLMAGFIGGGLMVLCPGIAAVRAGGKGCCGAGCCGNRCRMLRSVFSSAFGVLGAIYCLSVSGAALRTGPKCLMSGTWDYHFEETLGSYLLNRTLWGLCEEPPGVVCWNVTLFSLLVAASCLEIVLCGVQVVNATVGVFCGDCRKEVGRRGVDL, via the exons ATGTGTACGGGAAAGTGTGCCCGCTTTGTGGGGCTCTCCCTCATCCCCCTTTCCCTGGTCTGCATTGTGGCCAACGCCCTCCTGCTGGTGCCTAATGGGGAGACTGCCTGGTCCGACCACCTCAGCTTGCAAGTCTGGCTTATGGCTGGCTTCATCGGCGGGGGCCTGATG GTACTGTGTCCGGGAATCGCAGCCGTTCGGGCAGGGGGCAAGGGCTGCTGCGGTGCAGGCTGCTGTGGAAATCGCTGCCGG ATGCTGCGCTCAGTCTTCTCCTCGGCGTTCGGAGTGCTTGGTGCCATCTACTGCCTCTCGGTATCCGGAGCCGCACTCCGAACTGGACCCAAATGCTTAATGAGCGGCACGTGGGATTACCACTTCGAAGAGACCCT AGGCTCTTACCTGCTCAACCGCACCCTGTGGGGTCTGTGCGAGGAGCCGCCCGGTGTGGTCTGCTGGAATGTGACACTCTTTTCGCTGCTGGTGGCTGCCTCGTGCCTGGAGATCGTGCTGTGTGGGGTGCAGGTGGTGAACGCGACCGTTGGTGTCTTCTGTGGCGATTGCAGGAAGGAGGTGGGACGGCGTGGGGTGGATTTGTAG
- the GLTPD2 gene encoding LOW QUALITY PROTEIN: glycolipid transfer protein domain-containing protein 2 (The sequence of the model RefSeq protein was modified relative to this genomic sequence to represent the inferred CDS: substituted 1 base at 1 genomic stop codon): MRVVLPPQVPWRWFHRAILLTIFTLLLLYLSAQRLRKXTLPSPTRAGTQESRPLGPKSPPDALSAPPRLSPGALSGCRSGAQSCIPEGPPPFQVRQHSGPLETPEREEPQCLGPQGMLGRMMRLFRASVNPERDVELSQYVAGWRELVRFLTPLGSIFAFATSEAFIKVTALEARVHGPDAAHYTSLAAMLAWERRAGLLERPGIAPRDPAKSSGSRTMLLLHRALHWSQLCLHRVATGTLGGPDAGVQCSDAYNMALAPHHPWLIRQAARLAFLAFPGRGRLLELACPGTREAEARAALARAAGTLEDVCNRTQALLAERGLLQLA; encoded by the exons ATGAGGGTCGTGCTGCCTCCGCAGGTCCCGTGGCGCTGGTTCCACCGTGCAATTCTTCTCACTATCTTCacgctgctgctgctttatctcAGTGCTCAGAGGCTCCGTAAGTAGACCCTTCCCTCACCTACTCGGGCAGGAACCCAAGAATCCAGGCCCTTGGGACCTAAGTCCCCTCCTGACGCCCTCTCCGCTCCGCCTCGCCtctccccaggcgccctctcagGCTGCCGATCCGGAGCGCAGTCCTGCATTCCCGAGGGACCGCCGCCTTTCCAG GTTCGGCAACACTCGGGACCCCTGGAGACCCCGGAGCGGGAAGAGCCTCAGTGTCTGGGCCCCCAGGGGATGCTGGGCCGCATGATGAGGCTGTTCCGCGCCAGTGTGAACCCCGAAAGGGATGTGGAGTTGTCGCAGTACGTGGCAGGATGGAGGGAACTAGTCAG GTTCCTAACTCCGCTCGGCTCCATCTTCGCCTTCGCCACAAGCGAGGCCTTCATTAAAGTGACAGCCCTGGAGGCTCGGGTGCATGGCCCAGATGCCGCGCACTACACGTCGCTGGCGGCCATGCTGGCGTGGGAGCGGCGGGCGGGACTTCTGGAGCGGCCTGGGATCGCCCCCCGAGACCCGGCCAAGTCCTCGGGCTCACGAACGATGCTCTTGCTGCACCGTGCGCTACactggtcccagctctgcctccaccGGGTGGCGACCGGGACGCTCGGAGGCCCGGACGCCGGCGTTCAGTGCAGCGACGCCTACAACATGGCCCTGGCGCCGCACCACCCCTGGCTCATCCGCCAGGCCGCCCGCCTCGCATTCCTCGCCTTCCCGGGTCGCGGCCGCTTGCTGGAGTTGGCATGTCCGGGAACCAGAGAGGCGGAGGCCCGGGCCGCGCTGGCCCGGGCCGCAGGCACCCTGGAGGATGTCTGCAACCGTACCCAGGCCTTGTTGGCCGAACGCGGCCTGCTCCAGCTGGCCTGA